A segment of the Maylandia zebra isolate NMK-2024a linkage group LG2, Mzebra_GT3a, whole genome shotgun sequence genome:
GTGTACACAGAGCCGCTTGTGTTGTCCCCTCGTGATGCGCCTTCGCTCCTGGCAGCAATGCAGCCATCTCAAGAGAACACAGCCCAGAGACTCACATCGCCTATTGTCTCCACGCACCTCAACACTCGCAATATTGCATTTGAGCGGTAACATACTGTATACATATACGCAGAATTCTTAAATTATTTCTACACATCTCATTTTTCATGTTTCCGTGCATAAACTCTGAGTGCATCCTCACAGTTAGTCATGtagaaatatatattatattagcaCAATGAGTACTTAATTTGTCATTGTGTGTTTAGGAACAAGTCTGGAATCTGGGGCTGGCGCTCTGAGAAGAGCGAGGTCGTCAGTGGGTATGAAGCTAAGGTAAGTGCGAGTGAGCCCATTTAGTTTTAgatgtatttaattatttatttcaaactgTGCTTTTGAATTTAGACAGGCAGACACTCATACTCCTGACTGAAAGCAAACTAAAATGCTCACGGGTGCTTTTCCTTTGTGCGTTGTTGTGTATAGGTTTACAGCGCTACCAATGTGGAGCTGGTGACTCGTTCAAGGACAGAACATCTGTCAGACCAGGACAAGTCGAGAAGCAAAGGTAACAACGGATACACACAGATACACCTCATAACTGAGGTGTGTATCTTGAACAGATTGTGGAGActgaaaaatgtgatttttcacCAATTTATTGTAATAAAATGTTGATTGTATTAGAAAATTAGCTCTTCATGGATACTTTCCTTAAGTGGACTTATTATGCTTTTACTTGTTTCTGGTCATATATACACTGCTACAAGTGTGAATGTTCATGTTAAACGTGGTCAAGGTTTTAAATAATAAGTATGAGTAATCCCTCTGAGATTGAAACCGAAGCATCTAACTGCTCAGAATGCTCCATGTCAGATAGATCATCAGTCCATAGGCACAGTAAAAGATAAATAAGGACTATTTTGAACTATGGGTCTTGCAGAGCTGCTCTAATAAAGTGCTGGAATAAAAATATGGGGCTGGAAATTTACAGTCCACTTTAAACAGACCATACAGAGTAAATTTTAATGGATTTTTGTAGCACTTTTATAGTGATctctttttattcctttttgtcTTCCTACTCAGGCTCAAAGACTCCTCTGCAGTCTTTCCTGGGGATTGCTGAACAGCACACAGCTCACAATGGGGTAAGTCTCAGCAGCGCCCGTGCATTAacatctacacacacaccaccTACACTGCTTTCAGTCTCCTTTAATGAACACTGTTACTTACTGCTCCCTTTCCATATTTCTCTTAGAGCAACGTGTCCCAGTGCGCCAGTCCTCACAACCCCACAGCCATCACAGCTGAGGAATACTTCAACCCGGAGTTCAACTTGAACGGCCGCGACATTGGACGCCCCATTGAGCTTACCAGCAAAGTTCAGAGGTAAGATACACAACGCAAATCCATGCACAGATGTTCATCACCACCcttatttctctttttgttgttcTGCCTCCATTCTAGGTTTAAAGCAACGCTGTGGTTGAGCGAGTCTCACCCTCTGTCCCTGGCCGAGCAAGTGACACCCATCATAGACCTCATGGCCATTTCGAACGCCCACTTTGCCAAGCTGCGTGACTTCATCACCCTCCGCCTGCCACCAGGCTTCCCTGTCAAGATAGGTGAGTGTGGTTAAAGATATATGTTGTTAGTGGCACTATTTGAGACTTTTTGAAAGTTTGCCAACTTGACATTATCTCACGGTAGTTATTTTGCAATAACAAGAGCAAGCACCTGTATAAATGAAAGAGGAGAGAGCAAAGACTTTAGTTTCTATGTTTACCAGGGTGTAAAAATCACATGTATCAAATCATCGGTCAAAACTGGTTAAATCCAAATGGCAACTGTCTTGTTTAGGGTGTGCAATCCTAGCTTATATGAAGTATataattatattaaatatattgaaGATCCCAGAAATGCAATCACCTCTGAGCCTCCAATCACCTTTTGTGGGTTTGGAaggagttttatttatatgtttttgtttaagtCCTTGCTGGCCACCACATCTCATGTCTGACTGAACTCTCCGTCTGCCTTTCAGAGATTCCTCTGTTTCATGTGTTGAATGCCAGAGTGACGTTCAGCAACCTGTGCGGCTGTGACGAGCCGGTCAGTTCTGTGACGGTTCACAAACCAGAGAGCCCCGGAGAAGCTGGTAACTACTGACCTAACATTTAGTGGTACCTGATACCTTTACATGACTTTAAATTGACATGTAATCATTATCATTGTTATTATCATGTACTTTCTCATATCACAGGTCAGGCCACTCCTCCCTTCCACTGTGAGGTGGACCCCTCAGTGTTTGAGCCCCCTCCCGACTACACCACTCTCGGTCCGGGCCGCAGCGAGCCAATGAGGGACGAGGATGACAACCTGCTGCAGTTTGCCATTCAGCAGAGCCTGCTGGACGCCGGCACAGAGAGCGACCAGGTCAGAACAAATCCCCTTCTGGGTCACAGAGCCttgttcttcttttcctttcaagacttttctggggtttttttaaattttctctcAGTTTATTAATTTGCCCTTCTCATGTGACGTTTTACagcaccttttaaaaaacaaagggtCTCGGGTCATAATACTGTTACAGTGTTTTTATCATCTCAAACTCATTCCACTGTGAATTATTTAAAAGCTCAGCACAGTCTCTGTGTAGGTTGTCCTTAAATCTAAAGCCAGGTGTAACCCTTGTGTCTGGTTTTCAGGTGACCATCTGGGAGGCCCTCACCAACAGCCGTCCGGTGCCACAGTCTCCCCTGTACGAGGAAGACTCTCAGCTGGAGAGGTGAGCTTATCCTCAGGCTTTACCCATCTTCTTTTCTTAAACTGGCCATGTCCTTAATAATTACTTCAAACGTTCTGAGATGGCACACAACACACCTAAGGACTGTTTCCAGATTGTCGTGTTTGACAGAGAGGAGCATAAACCTGGCAGCTGAGTCACTCATCTATGCAACACATGTTAATGACTGGTCCGTGGACTGTTGGCTGGACATTCtgacttttgtttgttctgcAAATGAAATGATGAGACGAAACGTCTGCTATCTCAGTCAGTCTGTCTAAATCGTATGCAACACTGATCAGCTGCCAGGCCCAGCTTCAGTTCACGGACACTTTCACGCTGCTCACACTAGTTAAAGGTTTTATGCCTGAATGAAAGCTTCAGAAAACAGCCAGAGATATGAGGACATGCAGGTAGATATCCTCCATATGTTTTCTCTGGTATTAAACTTTAATACTTACACTTTCTAAGAAAGTGATAACACCTCTGCAACCAAATTTAACAGGCTCTTTTTCTTGCCAGTGCTCCTCCTCTTCACAATGGAAACAAATGGCACTGATCATATACTTTTCACTCACCTTTTGACATGTCTGGTTAAAAGGTTATGACCTCACAAACTCTCTTGTAGTTGTTACTGTAAAGAAAAATCAGACAGTTTTAACTTATCTTCCTTGTTGTTATGTAGGGAAATCCCTGGCTTGTGAAGTGACTTAATTACACATTTCTAAATAGAGTTCAGTGATGAGCTTTTTCTTCCCACCTTCTCCTGAGAGCACCAGCTTAAATTTATCCTGTAATGAAGCGCAGCTTGAAAAGTCTCCTGTTAAGAGACCCGTCGTTATTTAACGGTGTCCTCatttctctcccatctcagggCGATCCAGGAGTCTCTGTCCATCTCACTGgccagcagagagggagaggagatgGCCGACCCCAGCCAGCCCTCTTCTGTCTCTCCGTTGGACCCCACCGCCAACTCCCCGCTCTCCTACAGCACAGTGACCGATCCGCGCTTATCCGCACACTACGGTGTGGCGACCAGCTTCGACGAGCAGCTGCGGATTGCCATGGAGCTGTCCTGCAGGGAGCAGGAGGAGATAGACAGGTGGGAGTGGAGACgagatggatgaggaaatgagtCATTTCTGAAATTGTGGGTTTATATGACCTATAATTGTTAGACAGAAGGAAGAAacgacaacaaacaaacaaaaaacctctcACACCTGCTAGAATTTGTAGAGCTTACAAAGTATTAgtcatcttttttatttttgttttaatttaatggAGTGTGCACACAGAGAGTGCCGCCCTCTGCTCTTTCATCTCAAACTCATATTTTGGCAGCATGGTGTGACAAACAACAACTGCGACACTTTAGCTGTCAAAAATCTCTCAAAAAACAAATGATGCTGACAAATTATTCCCTGCTTAGGGAAGCAGTTGGATTCAGATGgattcatccattcatctaaCCACCCTTTTTCATAACCACGTATCTAATTCAGGGTTATCCATCTGTCACTGGGCTAGAGGCGGGGGACACTGCAGACAAGTTTCCTTGCTCTCACGTGGctggaaacattaaaaatgttttaagcttgaaaaataaaatatgaaaaaaaggaGAGGAAGATAATGAGGGATAAAATACTGCTTGTCAGCACCCCATTAATGCTACCCAGTGCTATCATAGCCAAATAGCAAAGTAGTTTATCTGATGTTATTATAACTATATCAGCCTTCAGCTGTAGCGGTCTAATTATTTCTGGTGTTAATGGCGGCTCATAGTTCAGCTGCTGTCAAAGAGGCCCGATTGAACCTGCAAACTACTAGCTATACAGGCAGTTTAAAAGTGTCTTTATGAAGCACGAGGGATTTCAGCAGATGCTAAATGCCCGAAGTGAAAGGTTCAGTCCACTGAATGAGCAAAACAGTGGGGGGCTGTGGGGGGTCACTTCTCATTCTGCAGTCTTGTGAACTTCTACGGACACAATTTTATGAAATAAaggtgaaaattaaaaaattctgACCCAGATTAGGACTCACAACGACTCAGACTCGTGTATTGTTTTCAGTCGGTCATCCTCAGTCATCTCTGGTGAGTTAATGCACATTTAGCAGTGAGTTACTCTTCCATCCTCCTTTGTGTCAGATGGTAATGAGCTGCAAATTCGGTGTGAAGTCACGTTGCTTTTGGTGCCTTTCGTTTGGGTGGTAACCTGATTAAATACATTCACCTGTTCAAcaaaaaattcatttttattagtAAATTTCTTGATTTTCATAATTCATGCGCGCTTCAGCAAGAACTGTGCAGTTTTCTTAGattgacaactttttttttcagctatGGTCCTGTGAGAAACGGAGTACACCATGTGATTGAGAAGCTTGTAGAAACACCTTTCAGTATAAATAACTTGACTTAATTATTTTCTACATCAGTCTCTCACGTCACGCTTCTTTACggcattgcttcagttcatcgAGGTTCGCAGGGTTTCTCTTAATGCCctaccacagcatttcaatcaggttgagtcagccattctgttgtgacagatggcctcacatttgactctagaatactttggtatacagaggagttcatagTCCACTCAATGACAACAAGGTGCCCTGGCCCTGTGACTGCAAAGCAAGCCCAGATCATCACCACtcgtctgtccaaaggacattgttccaaaagtctttgttcagatgcagctttgcaaacccAAGCTGTACTGCCATGTGCTTTTTAGAGAGAGGAGGCTTTCTTCTTTCAgtccttccaaacaagccacatTTGTTCAATCTTTTggtgtgttggtgttgttcctgcATCATCAATACTAATGTTGCTCCAGGATCAGCATCGCAAATGGCCAGGGAGCATTCAGTCAGCATTAGCCAAGAAGTTAATGCTTTTAAAACACGAGTAACCTAAATTTGGCTAATGGCAAACCTAAGTTGATAATGTTCTTTTGTACAAACTGATTAAAGAAAAGAGTTAAAATGTTTACTGTTTGTTGTGGAGGAAAACTTAATATAAACAAACCCCCCACTCCCACATTGCAAAGCTATGACATCACAACAATGTGCTTGATCCCTTTAAAGCCAAATCATATTTGTTAAGTGAGTTTTTGAGATTACATCACAAGTGTGATCTCCCTTCCCTAACCCCACCCCCTGAAAAACCCAAATAAACTGCAGGAGATATTTGTATggaataaattgcaaaaaatattataa
Coding sequences within it:
- the ankrd13d gene encoding ankyrin repeat domain-containing protein 13D, producing MAQEAFPLHYLVWNNQYLELDRELQKKEQDLERLDPRGRTPLELAVCLGHLESTRVLLRHSADPTHCNAQGWTILQEAVSTGDPELVQLVLQYRDFKRATERLAGIPELLSKLRQARDFYVEMKWEFTSWVPLVSKVCPSDVYRVWKSGSCLRVDTTLLGFEHMTWLKGRRSYIFKGGDDGAVVMEVDHEKQVVYTEPLVLSPRDAPSLLAAMQPSQENTAQRLTSPIVSTHLNTRNIAFERNKSGIWGWRSEKSEVVSGYEAKVYSATNVELVTRSRTEHLSDQDKSRSKGSKTPLQSFLGIAEQHTAHNGSNVSQCASPHNPTAITAEEYFNPEFNLNGRDIGRPIELTSKVQRFKATLWLSESHPLSLAEQVTPIIDLMAISNAHFAKLRDFITLRLPPGFPVKIEIPLFHVLNARVTFSNLCGCDEPVSSVTVHKPESPGEAGQATPPFHCEVDPSVFEPPPDYTTLGPGRSEPMRDEDDNLLQFAIQQSLLDAGTESDQVTIWEALTNSRPVPQSPLYEEDSQLERAIQESLSISLASREGEEMADPSQPSSVSPLDPTANSPLSYSTVTDPRLSAHYGVATSFDEQLRIAMELSCREQEEIDRKRKEEEEELERILQLSLTEK